A region of Deltaproteobacteria bacterium DNA encodes the following proteins:
- the hemB gene encoding porphobilinogen synthase, which yields MRFPFYRPRRLRANEDFRRLIRETTVTVNDLIYPLFVRPGRGVRNPIGSMPDCYQLSIDELIKEAKEVKELGIPGVILFGIPEKKDEVASEAYDADGIIQRAIKALKEAVPELLIITDCCLCEYTSHGHCGLVKDGVILNDPTLELLARQALSHVRAGADMIAPSDMMDGRVKAIRELLDQEGYSHIPIMSYSAKYASAFYGPFREAAESPPQFGDRRSYQMDPANSDEAIREVALDLEEGADIVMIKPALAYLDIIYRVKVEFDIPVAAYNVSGEYAMVKGADQLGWIDGEGVMREVLLSIKRAGADIILTYFAKEMAKFLMK from the coding sequence TTCTATCGACCCCGCAGGCTCAGGGCCAATGAGGACTTCCGCCGTCTGATCAGGGAGACCACCGTGACAGTGAATGACCTGATCTATCCCCTCTTTGTCCGTCCTGGTAGGGGGGTAAGGAACCCCATCGGTTCCATGCCAGACTGTTACCAGCTTTCCATAGATGAATTGATCAAGGAGGCAAAAGAGGTCAAGGAATTGGGGATACCTGGGGTCATTCTATTCGGGATACCGGAGAAAAAGGATGAGGTTGCCTCGGAGGCCTATGACGCTGATGGTATCATCCAAAGGGCTATAAAGGCCCTAAAAGAGGCCGTCCCCGAGCTTCTGATCATCACCGATTGCTGCCTTTGCGAATATACCAGCCACGGGCATTGTGGCTTGGTGAAAGATGGGGTGATCTTGAACGATCCCACCTTGGAGCTTTTGGCCCGCCAGGCCCTCTCACATGTAAGGGCTGGAGCAGACATGATAGCCCCCTCTGATATGATGGACGGCAGGGTGAAGGCCATCCGAGAGCTCTTGGACCAGGAGGGCTATTCCCATATCCCCATCATGTCCTACAGCGCCAAATACGCCTCTGCATTCTATGGTCCCTTCCGGGAGGCAGCAGAGTCACCCCCGCAGTTTGGGGATCGCAGATCGTATCAGATGGATCCGGCCAACAGCGATGAGGCCATTCGAGAGGTGGCACTTGACCTAGAAGAAGGGGCGGACATCGTCATGATCAAGCCCGCCCTCGCTTATCTGGACATCATCTACCGGGTCAAGGTGGAGTTTGATATACCGGTAGCAGCCTACAATGTAAGCGGAGAATATGCCATGGTCAAGGGAGCAGATCAGCTTGGCTGGATAGATGGGGAGGGGGTAATGCGGGAGGTATTGCTCTCTATAAAGAGGGCAGGGGCGGATATCATCCTGACCTATTTCGCCAAGGAGATGGCGAAATTCCTGATGAAATAA
- the ahbD gene encoding heme b synthase: MMSGNRGVLRADLRMIAWEVTRSCNLSCLHCRAAAERGPYEDELTTEECFRFIDEVAAFSKPVLILTGGEPLLREDIFEVAAYSRRKGLRAVMAVNGTLLDAEKATAAKRAGIQRVSVSLDGALAESHDRFRGVVGAFAGAMEGIRYLKEAGLDFQINTTVTKRNLAEIEDILKLTIRLGAVAHHIFLLVPTGRGKDLAGEEITPEDYERTLGWFYEQGDKVPIQFKATCAPQYYRIVHQHGGAKARRGEMEGLDAFTRGCLGGISFCFLSHRGDAQPCGYLEITGGNIREKPFKEIWEEAEVFNKLRKLNNLKGKCGRCEYRVVCGGCRARAFAFTGDYLEEEPFCPYEPLLGIS; encoded by the coding sequence ATGATGTCAGGGAATAGGGGTGTTTTAAGGGCAGATTTGAGGATGATCGCCTGGGAAGTGACCAGAAGTTGCAACCTCAGTTGTCTCCACTGCCGGGCAGCTGCTGAGAGGGGGCCGTACGAAGACGAGCTCACAACGGAGGAGTGTTTCCGGTTCATAGATGAGGTCGCCGCCTTTAGCAAACCGGTATTGATCCTCACTGGTGGGGAGCCGCTGTTGCGGGAGGACATCTTTGAGGTCGCCGCCTATAGTAGGCGTAAGGGGCTGCGGGCGGTAATGGCTGTTAACGGGACCCTCTTGGATGCCGAAAAGGCGACTGCGGCCAAACGAGCTGGCATCCAGAGGGTAAGCGTAAGCCTGGATGGCGCTTTGGCTGAGAGTCATGATCGATTTCGCGGGGTAGTCGGAGCCTTTGCAGGGGCCATGGAAGGGATAAGATACCTCAAGGAGGCGGGGTTGGATTTTCAGATCAACACAACTGTGACCAAAAGAAATCTGGCAGAGATAGAGGATATCCTCAAGTTGACCATACGGTTGGGGGCTGTGGCCCATCATATATTTCTCTTAGTCCCCACAGGGAGGGGGAAGGACTTGGCCGGAGAAGAGATCACCCCAGAGGACTATGAGCGGACCTTGGGGTGGTTCTACGAACAGGGGGACAAAGTGCCAATACAGTTTAAGGCCACCTGTGCCCCCCAGTATTATCGCATCGTCCATCAGCACGGGGGTGCCAAGGCCCGTAGAGGAGAAATGGAAGGACTGGATGCCTTTACCCGGGGGTGCTTGGGCGGGATTTCCTTCTGTTTTCTCTCTCACAGAGGTGATGCTCAGCCATGCGGTTATCTGGAGATCACCGGCGGAAACATCAGAGAAAAGCCCTTTAAGGAGATTTGGGAGGAGGCAGAGGTATTCAATAAATTAAGGAAATTAAACAACTTAAAGGGGAAATGCGGTAGGTGCGAATATCGGGTGGTGTGCGGTGGGTGCAGGGCCAGGGCCTTTGCCTTCACCGGTGACTACCTAGAAGAAGAGCCCTTTTGTCCCTACGAACCCCTGCTAGGTATTTCATAA
- a CDS encoding sensor domain-containing diguanylate cyclase translates to MKDKDKTKDQLINELKKMRQRINELKALETERKQAEEALRESEEKLVGIVSSVTDHMSMIDEQHNILWANDVAKSLFGANIVGKKCYTTYHRCDKVCEPCIVEKCFKDGKIHEHETKVITANGREMDFWCTASVAARYEDGRPKIVVEVSRDITERKSAKELLQKEKETFFSMLQKAPYGVVLIDKDGEYLYINPEFTRITGYTLQDVPTEKDWFYKAYPDPKYRKKVIGTWKRDFAQMEVDRVFSVVCKDREVKEIEFKPTLLEDGRVIVTLSDVTERKRAEQQLAYMATHDPLTGLPNRMLFNDRLTLALAHAQRKQQKLAMMLLDLDRFKEVNDTLGHSAGDKLLQAVGDRLARLLRKSDTVARMGGDEFLLLLPEIVRMEYVAKIAQKILEAFREPFVLDDHKLHITTSIGIAIYPEDGEYTDTLMKNADIAMYRAKQKGRDNYQRYTPAMTDKSVE, encoded by the coding sequence ATGAAAGACAAAGATAAGACAAAAGATCAACTTATAAATGAATTGAAAAAAATGCGCCAACGTATTAATGAGCTGAAAGCATTAGAAACCGAGCGCAAGCAGGCAGAGGAGGCGCTGCGGGAAAGCGAGGAGAAACTCGTAGGAATTGTCAGTTCTGTAACGGATCACATGAGCATGATAGACGAGCAACACAATATTTTGTGGGCTAACGATGTCGCAAAGAGTTTGTTCGGGGCAAACATAGTTGGAAAGAAGTGTTATACCACTTACCACAGATGTGATAAAGTTTGCGAGCCGTGCATAGTGGAGAAATGCTTCAAAGACGGCAAAATTCATGAACATGAAACTAAAGTTATCACCGCCAATGGAAGAGAAATGGACTTCTGGTGTACGGCCAGCGTGGCTGCGCGGTACGAGGATGGCCGACCAAAGATAGTGGTAGAAGTTTCCCGCGACATCACCGAGCGCAAAAGTGCGAAGGAGTTATTGCAAAAGGAGAAGGAGACCTTTTTCTCCATGCTTCAGAAGGCCCCCTATGGTGTAGTCTTGATCGACAAGGATGGGGAATATCTCTATATCAATCCTGAATTCACCCGCATTACCGGCTATACCCTCCAGGACGTCCCCACCGAAAAGGATTGGTTTTATAAGGCCTATCCAGACCCGAAATACAGGAAGAAGGTCATCGGTACCTGGAAGCGGGATTTTGCCCAAATGGAGGTTGATAGAGTATTTAGTGTCGTTTGCAAAGATAGGGAGGTTAAGGAGATAGAGTTCAAACCAACCTTATTAGAAGACGGCAGGGTCATAGTTACGTTGTCCGATGTCACCGAACGCAAGCGGGCGGAGCAACAACTCGCCTATATGGCCACGCATGATCCCCTGACCGGCCTGCCCAACCGGATGCTGTTCAATGACCGTCTCACCCTGGCACTGGCTCACGCGCAACGCAAACAGCAAAAACTGGCAATGATGTTGCTCGATCTGGATCGATTCAAGGAAGTCAATGATACGTTGGGACACAGCGCAGGGGACAAGTTGCTGCAAGCTGTTGGCGATCGACTGGCAAGACTTCTGCGCAAAAGCGATACTGTTGCCCGCATGGGGGGCGACGAATTTTTGCTGTTATTACCGGAAATAGTTCGGATGGAATATGTGGCCAAGATTGCCCAAAAGATCCTAGAAGCCTTTCGAGAGCCCTTTGTGCTTGATGACCACAAACTCCATATCACCACAAGCATTGGGATTGCCATCTATCCCGAGGACGGTGAATATACTGATACCTTGATGAAGAATGCCGACATCGCCATGTACCGCGCCAAGCAAAAGGGCCGGGACAACTACCAACGCTACACTCCGGCTATGACCGACAAAAGCGTGGAGTAA